One stretch of Flavobacterium sp. 9 DNA includes these proteins:
- a CDS encoding glycoside hydrolase family 2 protein — protein MKKLPYHYNTFYTFALLFFFQICLSSIFAQTKMNINDNWHYLENNTSSLNEAKKATNWASLNLPHTWNAEDATDLNPGYRRDASWYSKQLNIPKIDKNQRYSLYFEGSNVTTKVYVNGKEAGGHIGGYIGFTIDITNFINEGNNDIFVRVDNSYDIEIIPSQKSDFFIYGGVTRDVWFVSQYKNHIDNLKITTPQVSAKTASVNILASVVNPENTALSLTVILKNPKGKKVASKTISVSDKTSTIKFENIKNLELWDTEKPNLYSVTAFLSEKKQIKDSITEKVGFRWFEFKDHGPFFLNGKRLLIRGTHRHEEQAGVGAAMSNAQHRADMESIKSMGANFVRLAHYPQDPEIYKACDELGLLVWDELPWCRGGIGDELWQTNTKNMLVEIINQNYNHPSIIIWSLGNEMNWLPDFPDGDNTEKTNVFLTELNNIAHKMDPSRKTAIRKYYEGSQIVDVFSPSIWSGWYSGSYKSYQKAIDVYKKEYKHFIHAEYGGDSHVGRHSENPVTGENIIKAEGWEEAIVQTKVANIAQIGDWSENYIVDLFDWHLHISENDPMFVGNIQWAFKDFATPLRPEDDIPYMNQKGLVDRNGNPKDAYYVFKSYWSKEPFTYIESHTWTERQGPENTPRTLSVFSNCEKVTLYHEGKSLGEKQRNLSLYPANGLTWDVNFLKGENTLIAVGETKDGKKVSDTLKVNYRFKKNDTATSLQLSSQKLKSGNYLVTAIAIDNGNLRCLDYEESVYFQCLKGGKTMKNQGTPTGSESIKMANGKASIEVVPDGSGVPIEMTALNQSFKGEYLKIEQ, from the coding sequence ATGAAAAAACTACCGTACCACTACAATACATTTTATACTTTTGCGCTTTTGTTTTTTTTTCAAATTTGTCTGAGCAGCATTTTTGCTCAGACAAAAATGAATATCAATGACAATTGGCATTATTTAGAAAATAATACTTCAAGCCTTAACGAAGCAAAAAAGGCCACAAACTGGGCTTCTTTAAATTTACCTCACACTTGGAATGCCGAAGATGCAACAGATTTAAATCCGGGTTACAGACGCGATGCAAGCTGGTATTCTAAGCAATTAAATATTCCGAAAATTGATAAAAACCAACGTTATTCTCTCTATTTTGAAGGATCGAATGTAACGACCAAAGTATATGTAAACGGTAAAGAAGCCGGCGGACATATTGGTGGTTATATTGGTTTTACTATTGATATTACAAATTTCATTAACGAAGGAAACAACGATATTTTTGTTCGCGTTGACAATAGTTATGATATCGAAATTATTCCGTCTCAAAAAAGTGATTTCTTTATTTATGGCGGAGTCACAAGGGATGTTTGGTTCGTTTCTCAATATAAAAATCATATCGATAATCTGAAGATTACAACGCCTCAGGTTTCTGCAAAAACGGCTTCGGTAAATATTCTGGCTTCTGTTGTGAATCCTGAAAATACTGCTTTATCATTAACAGTAATTCTGAAAAATCCTAAAGGAAAAAAAGTAGCCAGTAAAACGATTTCTGTTTCGGATAAAACTTCAACTATTAAATTCGAAAACATCAAAAATCTGGAACTTTGGGATACTGAGAAACCAAATCTATATTCAGTTACTGCTTTCTTATCGGAGAAAAAACAAATTAAAGATAGTATTACCGAAAAAGTAGGTTTTAGATGGTTTGAGTTTAAAGATCATGGTCCATTTTTCCTTAACGGAAAAAGATTACTCATTCGTGGTACACACAGACATGAAGAACAAGCGGGAGTTGGCGCTGCAATGAGCAATGCACAACACCGCGCCGATATGGAATCTATAAAAAGTATGGGCGCAAATTTTGTTCGCTTGGCACATTATCCGCAAGATCCTGAAATTTATAAAGCTTGTGATGAACTTGGTCTTTTGGTTTGGGATGAATTGCCTTGGTGTCGCGGGGGAATTGGTGATGAACTTTGGCAAACAAATACTAAAAATATGTTGGTCGAAATCATCAATCAAAATTACAATCATCCAAGTATTATTATTTGGTCCCTTGGAAATGAAATGAATTGGCTTCCTGATTTTCCTGACGGTGATAATACGGAAAAGACGAATGTGTTCTTGACGGAACTAAACAATATCGCACACAAAATGGATCCAAGCCGAAAAACAGCAATTAGAAAGTATTATGAAGGTTCGCAAATTGTCGATGTATTCTCTCCTTCTATTTGGTCTGGCTGGTATTCCGGAAGTTATAAAAGCTACCAAAAAGCAATTGATGTTTACAAAAAAGAATACAAACATTTTATTCATGCCGAATATGGCGGTGATAGTCACGTTGGGCGTCACAGCGAAAATCCTGTTACGGGAGAAAACATCATAAAAGCTGAAGGTTGGGAAGAAGCAATTGTTCAAACCAAAGTGGCAAATATTGCGCAAATTGGCGATTGGAGCGAGAATTATATCGTTGATTTATTCGATTGGCATTTGCATATATCCGAGAACGACCCGATGTTTGTGGGTAACATTCAGTGGGCGTTTAAGGATTTTGCAACGCCATTGCGTCCCGAAGATGATATTCCGTATATGAATCAAAAAGGGCTTGTGGATCGAAACGGAAATCCGAAAGATGCTTATTATGTTTTTAAAAGTTATTGGAGCAAGGAGCCTTTTACTTACATCGAATCGCATACCTGGACGGAGCGCCAAGGACCTGAGAATACTCCAAGAACTTTGAGCGTTTTCAGTAATTGTGAGAAGGTTACGCTTTATCATGAAGGAAAATCTCTTGGAGAAAAACAAAGAAATCTTTCTCTATATCCTGCAAATGGTTTAACTTGGGACGTGAATTTTTTAAAGGGAGAAAATACGTTAATCGCCGTTGGTGAGACTAAAGATGGCAAAAAAGTTTCGGATACTTTGAAAGTTAATTATCGTTTTAAGAAAAATGATACGGCGACTTCTTTACAATTATCATCTCAAAAATTAAAAAGTGGTAATTATCTGGTTACAGCAATTGCGATTGATAATGGTAATTTGCGTTGTCTGGATTATGAAGAAAGTGTTTATTTTCAATGCTTGAAAGGTGGAAAAACCATGAAAAATCAAGGTACTCCAACCGGAAGTGAATCGATAAAAATGGCAAATGGAAAGGCTTCGATTGAAGTTGTTCCGGATGGTTCTGGTGTTCCGATTGAAATGACTGCTTTGAATCAGAGTTTTAAAGGGGAATATTTGAAGATTGAACAATAA
- a CDS encoding RagB/SusD family nutrient uptake outer membrane protein, with amino-acid sequence MKKYIALFCFGIMTLGCSDLEEHPVGIIRPENFFKNTDDLQAAVNGSFANIAHNNYWGREFTIALMLRDDMADIGDRTTQAARIDVNDMNMNDTNALVANFWPQSYVIITAANQAIEGAKKTPGDPAKVNAIVAQAYFARAFTYYHLVRIFGDVPYIDFIVNDVSQVNSLKRTKEADVYLKIISDLEFAKKWLDDKPKVKAVPGKGTAAGYLASVYLTLKNYQKAYDEAKYVITNEAKFGLGLDADFQDLFNATKTASLKEPLFTIDFNNLVSGNYGQDYTAFFTGSLKDESYSYGQGFSVAVPSLKAFNTWDQRDYRRAVSFDTIIRKKVGGELKIFPSSDNEKAPRPHIAKYYRFPGKAGANGRTSQHNYITMRFAEVLLTAAEALNEITPGTAEADGYVNRVRARARNKAGKQVSFPANVTAGMSQSDFRKMVIDERRLEFAFEYIRWYDIKRLQNGPEVFGPAGLEPHANFNPNKDYLFPLPGTELAINPNLKPNNPGY; translated from the coding sequence ATGAAAAAATATATAGCTTTATTTTGTTTTGGAATAATGACTTTGGGCTGTTCTGATCTTGAAGAACATCCGGTTGGAATTATTCGTCCTGAAAACTTTTTTAAGAATACAGATGACTTACAAGCTGCTGTAAACGGAAGTTTTGCCAATATTGCCCACAATAATTATTGGGGAAGAGAATTTACGATTGCGTTAATGCTTCGCGACGATATGGCTGATATTGGCGACAGAACCACTCAGGCTGCCAGAATCGATGTCAATGATATGAATATGAATGATACTAATGCGCTTGTTGCTAACTTTTGGCCTCAATCGTATGTAATTATTACTGCTGCAAATCAGGCAATCGAAGGCGCTAAAAAAACTCCCGGAGATCCTGCAAAAGTAAACGCAATTGTAGCTCAGGCTTATTTTGCGAGAGCTTTTACTTATTATCATTTGGTGAGAATCTTTGGTGATGTTCCTTATATTGATTTTATTGTGAACGATGTTTCTCAGGTAAATTCTCTAAAAAGAACTAAAGAAGCTGATGTTTATCTTAAAATTATTTCTGATTTAGAATTTGCAAAAAAATGGCTGGATGATAAACCAAAAGTAAAAGCTGTTCCGGGAAAAGGTACTGCAGCAGGTTATTTAGCATCGGTTTATTTGACTTTGAAAAACTACCAAAAAGCTTATGATGAAGCAAAATACGTTATCACAAACGAAGCTAAATTTGGTTTGGGATTAGACGCAGATTTTCAGGATTTATTTAATGCTACAAAAACAGCTTCGCTAAAAGAACCTTTGTTTACAATTGATTTTAATAACTTAGTATCAGGAAACTACGGACAAGATTATACTGCATTTTTTACTGGTTCTCTTAAAGACGAAAGTTATAGTTACGGACAAGGATTTTCGGTTGCTGTTCCTTCTTTAAAAGCCTTTAATACTTGGGATCAAAGAGATTACAGACGTGCTGTGAGTTTTGATACTATTATTAGAAAAAAAGTAGGTGGCGAATTAAAGATTTTCCCTTCGAGTGATAATGAAAAAGCGCCACGTCCGCATATTGCAAAATACTATCGTTTTCCAGGTAAAGCGGGCGCAAACGGAAGAACTTCTCAGCACAATTATATCACGATGCGTTTTGCAGAAGTATTGTTAACCGCTGCTGAAGCTCTAAACGAAATCACTCCAGGAACTGCCGAAGCTGATGGTTATGTAAACCGAGTGCGCGCAAGAGCGAGAAATAAAGCCGGGAAACAGGTTTCATTTCCTGCAAATGTAACGGCTGGAATGTCACAATCTGATTTTAGAAAAATGGTTATTGACGAAAGAAGATTAGAATTTGCTTTTGAATATATCAGATGGTACGACATCAAAAGATTGCAAAACGGACCTGAAGTTTTTGGTCCAGCTGGATTAGAACCGCACGCAAATTTTAATCCTAATAAAGATTATTTATTTCCGTTGCCGGGAACTGAATTGGCGATCAATCCTAATTTAAAACCGAATAATCCGGGTTATTAA
- a CDS encoding glycoside hydrolase family 88 protein, which translates to MNKVSFISLILGFALLTTACKSGINSSTKVTTTTNSLLENRYKMLLDYPVDSMSMPRSMTIKSNLIKKVPSRDWTSGFFAGNLWQLYRLTGDDKYKTQAEKWTPFSKKESVNSNSHDVGFKVFCSFGEALKVENKQEYKDVIIKGAETLCTRFDAKVGSIRSWDFNKEIWDYPVIIDNMMNLELLFEASKLSGNQKYHDIAVKHANTTLKNQFREDNSCYHVIDYDPKTGAVRKKTTLQGYNDDSVWARGQGWAVYGFTMSYRYTKDPAYLKQAEATAKFFMTNKNLPEDGIPYWDFKDPSIPNAPRDASAAAVMASALYELYSYTNNKSYLVFADKIINSLSSDKYVLTADIKAPFILDHSTGNWPKHDEIDEPIIYADYYFLEAILRKKGLRN; encoded by the coding sequence ATGAATAAAGTTAGTTTCATTTCTTTAATTCTTGGGTTTGCACTGCTGACAACAGCGTGCAAATCCGGAATTAATTCTTCAACAAAAGTTACCACGACAACGAATAGTCTTCTGGAAAACAGATACAAAATGTTACTGGATTATCCGGTTGATTCTATGTCGATGCCAAGAAGTATGACGATTAAAAGCAATTTGATCAAAAAAGTTCCTTCGAGAGACTGGACAAGCGGATTTTTTGCCGGAAACTTATGGCAATTATACCGTCTTACAGGCGATGATAAATATAAAACACAAGCTGAAAAATGGACTCCTTTTAGCAAAAAAGAAAGTGTAAATAGTAATTCGCACGACGTTGGTTTCAAAGTGTTTTGCAGTTTTGGTGAAGCGCTAAAAGTGGAAAACAAGCAAGAATACAAAGACGTTATCATTAAAGGTGCCGAAACATTATGTACACGTTTTGATGCAAAAGTAGGTTCAATTCGATCTTGGGATTTTAATAAAGAGATCTGGGATTATCCGGTTATCATAGACAATATGATGAATCTGGAATTGCTTTTTGAAGCTTCAAAATTATCCGGAAATCAAAAGTATCATGATATTGCTGTAAAACACGCCAATACTACATTAAAAAACCAGTTTAGAGAAGATAATAGCTGTTATCACGTAATCGATTATGATCCAAAAACGGGAGCTGTGAGAAAGAAAACAACGCTTCAGGGTTATAATGATGATTCGGTTTGGGCACGTGGACAAGGTTGGGCAGTTTATGGTTTTACAATGTCGTACAGATATACCAAAGATCCTGCTTATTTAAAACAAGCCGAAGCAACTGCGAAATTTTTTATGACTAATAAAAACCTGCCGGAAGATGGAATTCCGTATTGGGATTTTAAAGATCCAAGTATTCCAAATGCGCCACGTGATGCTTCTGCTGCGGCTGTTATGGCTTCGGCTTTATATGAACTTTACAGCTATACTAATAATAAAAGTTATTTGGTTTTTGCCGATAAAATAATCAACTCTTTAAGTTCTGATAAATATGTTTTGACTGCCGATATAAAAGCGCCTTTTATTCTGGATCACAGCACCGGAAACTGGCCAAAACATGACGAAATTGACGAACCTATTATCTATGCCGATTATTATTTTCTGGAAGCAATATTGAGAAAAAAGGGACTGAGAAACTAA
- a CDS encoding glycoside hydrolase family 2 protein: protein MKKLITTLFLALSLFGFAQNQSLISNVPNRHTTSLNGVWNYIVDPYETGFYSFHHDEYDKQAKPSNAAYFNNYHAVNKQELVEYDFDKSPKINIPGDWTSQVPELKYYEGNVWFKKSFDYDLKAKKRLFVYLGAINYKADVYLNGKKLGTHIGGFTPFNYEVTSIVKPKDNYLVIKVDNTRHKEDVPTINTDWWNYGGITRDVTLIEENESFVEDYNIQLKKGSSGLISGFVKINNSNSALNVVTVSIPELKINYKGKVGADGIVNFEISAKKISYWAPENPKLYDVTIDYNGEKLKDNIGFRTIETQEDKILLNGKPIFLRGISIHEENAKGGRANSEEDALRLLNWAKELGCNYVRLAHYPHNENIIRTADKMGLMVWEEIPVYWTVEFTREATYKNAEDQLTAAITRDKNRACIIIWSMANETPISDARNAFIKNLVDHTKSLDNTRLISAALLTQSDSAGFGTINDAIGDYLDIIAFNQYLGWYGGKLEDAEKIFWKTKYNKPVIVSEFGGDAKAGLHGEKNERWTEEFQEYLYIQNLKMIEKIPHLSGLSPWILVDFRSPRRLLPGIQDEYNRKGLISNDGQKKKAFYIMQNWYDKKKKEQN, encoded by the coding sequence ATGAAAAAACTAATAACCACATTATTCCTCGCTTTATCCCTTTTTGGATTTGCGCAAAATCAAAGTCTGATTTCTAATGTTCCAAATCGACATACAACTTCTTTAAACGGGGTTTGGAATTATATTGTTGATCCTTACGAAACGGGATTTTACAGCTTTCACCACGATGAATATGATAAACAGGCAAAACCATCAAATGCTGCTTATTTCAATAATTATCATGCGGTAAACAAGCAGGAATTAGTGGAATATGATTTTGATAAATCTCCGAAAATAAATATTCCGGGGGATTGGACTTCGCAAGTTCCGGAACTTAAATATTATGAAGGAAATGTTTGGTTCAAGAAATCTTTTGACTATGATTTGAAAGCTAAAAAACGTCTTTTTGTTTATTTGGGAGCGATTAATTATAAGGCTGATGTTTATTTGAATGGGAAAAAACTTGGAACTCATATTGGTGGTTTTACGCCTTTTAATTATGAAGTTACTTCGATTGTAAAACCAAAAGATAATTATCTGGTTATTAAGGTAGATAATACAAGACATAAAGAAGATGTTCCGACGATTAATACGGATTGGTGGAATTATGGCGGAATCACCCGCGATGTGACTTTAATTGAAGAAAATGAATCGTTTGTTGAGGATTATAATATTCAGCTTAAAAAAGGGAGTTCAGGTTTGATTTCTGGTTTTGTAAAAATCAATAATTCTAATTCTGCATTGAATGTCGTAACGGTTTCTATTCCTGAATTAAAAATTAATTACAAAGGAAAAGTTGGTGCTGATGGAATTGTAAACTTTGAAATTTCGGCGAAAAAGATCTCTTATTGGGCTCCTGAAAATCCAAAATTATATGATGTAACTATTGATTATAACGGAGAAAAATTAAAGGATAATATTGGTTTCAGAACTATCGAAACTCAGGAAGACAAAATTTTATTGAATGGGAAACCAATCTTCTTACGTGGAATTTCAATTCACGAAGAAAATGCAAAAGGCGGACGTGCAAATTCTGAAGAAGATGCTTTGCGTTTACTAAACTGGGCTAAAGAATTGGGTTGTAATTATGTTCGTTTGGCGCATTATCCGCATAACGAAAACATTATCAGAACGGCTGATAAAATGGGATTGATGGTTTGGGAGGAAATTCCGGTTTATTGGACGGTTGAATTTACAAGAGAAGCTACTTATAAAAATGCTGAAGATCAATTGACAGCAGCAATTACGAGAGATAAAAACAGAGCTTGTATTATTATCTGGTCAATGGCAAATGAAACTCCAATATCTGATGCTAGAAATGCTTTTATTAAAAATTTAGTCGATCATACCAAATCTTTAGACAATACAAGATTAATCAGTGCGGCTTTATTGACGCAAAGTGACAGCGCAGGATTTGGAACTATCAATGATGCAATTGGTGATTATCTGGACATTATTGCTTTCAATCAATATTTAGGATGGTACGGCGGAAAGCTTGAAGATGCTGAGAAAATATTCTGGAAAACTAAATATAATAAACCAGTTATTGTTTCAGAATTTGGAGGCGATGCCAAAGCAGGGTTACACGGAGAAAAAAATGAGCGCTGGACAGAAGAATTTCAGGAATACTTGTACATTCAGAATTTGAAGATGATTGAAAAAATACCTCATCTTAGCGGTTTAAGTCCGTGGATTCTGGTAGATTTCAGATCTCCGAGAAGGCTTCTTCCCGGAATTCAGGACGAATATAACCGAAAAGGTCTGATCTCAAATGACGGTCAAAAAAAGAAAGCTTTTTATATTATGCAAAATTGGTACGACAAAAAGAAAAAAGAGCAAAACTAA
- a CDS encoding TonB-dependent receptor yields the protein MFTNQKIKSLKWCFLVVFLLGSIIVEAQERKVTGKVTSSEDLLGLPGANVYVKGSSVGATADMDGNYSVFISEKNAVLVFNFVGYQTVEVPVGNKTVVNISLKPDTKNLDEVIVVGYGTRKKSDITGSVSSVTAKELTAYPLLNAEQALQGRAAGVSVQSNNGGEPGAPVKIRVRGGTSINASGDALIVVDGFAGVAMPAPQDIASIEVLKDASATAIYGSRGSNGVIMVTTKKGKPGKPVIEFSNSTSVQSVNHKLDLLDGDQFVAYRKSFTTHTSGGANTDWQDVIYREGMVSNTSLSFSGGSENVRYYVSGNYFNQNGVVINSGIDKYTIVSNLEADLSDRFKVGLNLFQSKQNKDGIISQTGAGGTGAAGVIAAAYRFMPDKGIYNTDGTYTTTAPIGDDIDNPYATAMENILETVSIVNRSNFFAQYKITKDLDFKTTLGLTDNNSQTGRFIPSTLIAGKNIKGEASVNNTRFSSFLTENYLTYKKEIIARGILTVLGGYSYQKNKNESSYAASRGFLTNTNSYRNLGAGTVFLKPDSNLSETELISAFGRLNFDYDDKYLFTFTARRDGSSSFSENYKYGTFPSGAIGWNIGKENFLKDNKTISNLKLRASYGATGNPSIGAYSTLSRFSEIYDVSGDVIVNAVQLTSLNNPNLKWETSYQQDYGIDLGLFDNRVSLTADYYKTITKDLLFNRPLPGVSGIASQLQNVGELENKGWELGINSKNFIGADFTWSTSFNISSNKNKVLKLADNKDLLINSTPGHFLATDSQILRVGQPVGAFFGFIYDGVIQQGEAVLPGNFETVAGGEKFRDVDGNGKLDSNDKTIIGNPNPDFIFGLNNDFTYKNLDLNIFFQGSEGNQILNYTLMELASGNNNATTEVLDAWTPTHTDTNVPANAARTKRVTSRFVYDGSYIRLKNVSIGYSLDEKVVSKIGLSKVRFYISAQNLWTITDYPGSDPEGNYLNDTNARSNTNLGLEYGSYPNVRTFTFGFNLKF from the coding sequence ATGTTTACAAACCAAAAAATTAAGTCGCTTAAATGGTGCTTTCTGGTAGTCTTTTTACTGGGAAGTATTATTGTAGAAGCACAGGAAAGAAAAGTGACCGGAAAAGTTACTTCGAGCGAGGATTTACTCGGACTTCCTGGTGCCAATGTATATGTTAAAGGCTCGTCTGTCGGCGCAACTGCGGATATGGACGGAAATTATAGCGTTTTTATATCTGAAAAAAATGCTGTTTTAGTTTTTAACTTCGTAGGATATCAAACTGTAGAAGTTCCTGTAGGCAATAAAACTGTCGTGAACATAAGCTTAAAACCGGATACTAAAAACCTTGACGAAGTAATTGTTGTAGGTTATGGTACGCGTAAAAAGAGTGATATCACGGGATCTGTATCTTCGGTTACGGCAAAAGAACTTACGGCTTATCCATTATTAAATGCAGAGCAAGCTTTGCAAGGTCGTGCAGCGGGGGTTTCTGTACAATCTAATAATGGTGGCGAACCGGGCGCTCCGGTAAAAATCAGGGTTCGTGGCGGAACTTCGATCAATGCAAGTGGTGATGCACTTATTGTTGTCGATGGTTTTGCGGGCGTTGCAATGCCGGCACCTCAGGATATTGCTTCTATCGAGGTTCTTAAAGATGCATCTGCAACTGCAATTTACGGATCGAGAGGTTCAAACGGGGTTATTATGGTTACAACCAAAAAAGGAAAACCTGGAAAACCGGTTATCGAATTCAGTAATTCAACTTCGGTACAATCTGTAAATCATAAATTGGATTTATTAGACGGAGATCAATTTGTGGCGTATAGAAAAAGTTTTACAACGCATACTTCGGGCGGAGCAAACACAGATTGGCAAGATGTAATTTATCGTGAAGGAATGGTTTCGAATACTTCGCTTTCGTTTTCCGGTGGTTCTGAGAATGTGAGATATTATGTTTCCGGAAACTATTTTAATCAAAACGGGGTTGTAATTAATTCAGGTATTGACAAATACACGATTGTAAGTAATCTTGAAGCTGATTTGTCTGATCGTTTTAAAGTTGGTTTGAATTTATTTCAAAGTAAGCAAAACAAAGACGGAATCATTAGCCAAACCGGCGCCGGAGGAACTGGTGCAGCGGGTGTAATTGCGGCGGCGTATAGATTTATGCCTGATAAAGGAATTTATAACACTGACGGAACTTATACGACAACGGCTCCAATTGGGGACGATATTGATAATCCATACGCAACTGCAATGGAAAATATTCTGGAAACGGTTTCTATCGTAAACAGATCAAATTTCTTTGCACAATATAAAATCACTAAGGATTTAGATTTTAAAACCACTTTAGGTTTAACCGATAATAATTCTCAAACGGGTCGATTTATTCCTTCAACTTTAATTGCCGGAAAAAATATCAAAGGAGAAGCTTCTGTAAACAATACGAGATTTTCTTCGTTCTTGACGGAAAATTATCTTACGTATAAAAAGGAAATTATTGCCAGAGGAATCCTGACGGTTCTTGGAGGATATTCGTATCAAAAGAATAAAAACGAAAGTTCTTATGCTGCTTCAAGAGGATTTTTGACGAATACAAATTCATATCGCAATTTAGGTGCAGGAACTGTATTCTTAAAACCGGATTCTAATTTATCTGAAACAGAATTAATTTCGGCTTTTGGAAGGTTGAATTTTGATTATGACGATAAATATTTATTTACGTTTACAGCGCGTCGTGACGGTTCTTCAAGCTTTAGTGAAAACTATAAATACGGAACTTTCCCTTCTGGAGCAATTGGTTGGAATATTGGTAAAGAAAATTTCCTAAAAGACAACAAAACTATTTCGAATCTTAAATTGAGAGCGAGTTATGGTGCAACCGGAAATCCATCGATTGGCGCCTACTCTACTTTGTCGAGATTCTCTGAAATTTATGATGTAAGCGGTGACGTAATTGTAAATGCGGTTCAATTGACTTCATTGAATAATCCGAACTTAAAATGGGAAACGTCTTATCAGCAAGATTACGGAATTGATTTAGGTTTGTTTGATAACAGAGTAAGTCTTACGGCAGATTATTACAAAACAATTACCAAAGATTTGTTGTTTAACAGACCTTTACCGGGAGTTTCAGGAATTGCTTCTCAGCTTCAAAACGTTGGAGAATTAGAAAATAAAGGTTGGGAATTGGGTATTAATTCTAAAAACTTTATTGGTGCTGATTTCACTTGGTCAACAAGTTTCAACATCTCTTCAAACAAAAACAAAGTATTAAAACTAGCCGATAATAAAGATCTTTTAATCAACTCAACGCCTGGACATTTCCTTGCAACAGATTCTCAGATTTTGAGAGTTGGTCAGCCAGTTGGTGCTTTCTTCGGATTTATTTATGATGGTGTAATTCAGCAAGGTGAAGCGGTTCTTCCGGGGAACTTTGAAACTGTTGCTGGTGGGGAAAAATTCAGAGATGTCGATGGTAACGGAAAATTAGATTCTAATGATAAAACGATTATTGGTAATCCAAATCCTGATTTCATCTTTGGTTTAAACAATGATTTCACTTATAAAAATCTTGATTTAAATATTTTCTTCCAAGGTTCTGAAGGAAACCAAATCCTGAATTATACTTTGATGGAATTGGCTTCTGGAAACAACAATGCAACTACAGAAGTTTTAGACGCTTGGACGCCAACGCACACGGATACAAATGTTCCGGCAAATGCTGCAAGAACAAAAAGGGTTACGTCAAGATTTGTGTATGATGGAAGTTATATCCGTTTGAAAAATGTTTCTATAGGATATAGTTTAGATGAAAAAGTGGTTTCGAAAATTGGATTGAGTAAAGTTCGTTTCTACATCAGTGCGCAAAATCTTTGGACAATTACAGATTATCCGGGTTCTGATCCTGAAGGAAATTACCTGAATGATACTAATGCGAGAAGTAACACGAACTTAGGTTTAGAGTACGGAAGTTACCCAAATGTGAGAACTTTCACTTTTGGATTTAATTTAAAATTTTAG
- a CDS encoding DUF2911 domain-containing protein — protein sequence MKNFNLLIIILLTAFSVNAQDVKFAPLDASPVDISYFPNKAVKFKKTDNPSPVVRVIYSRPSVKGRVIFGDLIKYGEVWRVGANENTEIKFYKAVSIGGTNIPAGTYSLFAIPEKDKWTIIINKELDMWGAYAYDESKDIAKVTVPVKSISNVVEALSIAFTTQGSVANLVIGWDKTTVEVPITIK from the coding sequence ATGAAAAATTTTAATTTATTGATAATTATCTTATTGACTGCTTTTTCTGTCAATGCACAAGATGTTAAATTTGCTCCGCTTGACGCAAGTCCGGTTGATATTTCTTATTTTCCAAATAAAGCTGTTAAGTTCAAAAAAACAGATAATCCATCGCCTGTTGTTAGAGTTATCTATTCAAGACCTTCGGTTAAAGGGCGTGTGATTTTTGGAGATTTAATTAAATATGGTGAAGTTTGGCGCGTTGGTGCAAACGAGAATACTGAAATCAAATTTTACAAAGCGGTTTCTATTGGCGGTACAAATATTCCTGCCGGAACTTATAGCTTATTTGCTATTCCTGAAAAAGACAAATGGACGATTATCATCAATAAAGAGCTTGATATGTGGGGCGCTTATGCCTATGACGAAAGTAAAGATATTGCTAAAGTAACTGTTCCGGTTAAGTCAATATCTAATGTGGTTGAAGCTTTATCAATTGCATTTACAACTCAGGGTTCTGTTGCAAATCTTGTAATAGGATGGGATAAAACAACTGTTGAAGTGCCGATTACAATCAAATAA